The Halosimplex litoreum genome has a window encoding:
- a CDS encoding Mrp/NBP35 family ATP-binding protein, whose product MNEDDVLDLLGTVEDPDLGDDIVSLGLVNSVEMDEEEVRVSLALGAPYSPTETDIAGAVREALSGLDLRIELDAEVDSGLVAEGSVLPGVENVIAVASGKGGVGKSTIAVNLAAGLAQLGARVGLFDADVYGPNVPRMLAADQQPQATPEETLVPPERYGTKLMSMDFLVGEDDPVIWRGPMVHKVLTQLWEDVEWGSLDYMVVDLPPGTGDTQLTLLQSVPVTGAVIVTTPQEVAIDDARKGLEMFGEHETPVLGIVENMSSFRCPDCGGDHAIFGEGGGEAFAEEARMPFLGEIPLDPAVREGGDAGEPAVLDEDGETGEAFRSFVEKAANNQGIVHRRRHSQSQ is encoded by the coding sequence ATGAACGAAGACGACGTGCTCGACCTGCTCGGCACCGTCGAGGACCCGGATCTGGGCGACGATATCGTCTCGCTCGGACTGGTCAATTCGGTGGAGATGGACGAGGAGGAAGTCCGCGTCTCGCTGGCGCTGGGGGCGCCCTACTCCCCGACCGAGACCGATATCGCGGGGGCCGTCCGCGAGGCACTGTCGGGCCTGGACCTGCGGATCGAACTCGACGCCGAGGTCGACAGCGGGCTCGTCGCCGAGGGGTCGGTGCTACCAGGTGTCGAGAACGTCATCGCCGTGGCGTCGGGGAAAGGCGGCGTCGGCAAGAGCACCATCGCCGTGAACCTCGCGGCGGGGCTGGCGCAACTCGGCGCCCGGGTCGGACTCTTCGACGCCGACGTGTACGGTCCGAACGTCCCACGGATGCTCGCCGCCGACCAACAACCCCAGGCGACCCCCGAGGAGACGCTGGTGCCGCCGGAACGGTACGGCACGAAGCTGATGAGTATGGATTTTCTCGTGGGTGAAGACGACCCAGTCATCTGGCGGGGCCCGATGGTCCACAAGGTGCTCACCCAGCTCTGGGAGGACGTGGAGTGGGGGAGCCTCGACTACATGGTCGTCGACCTGCCGCCGGGGACCGGCGACACCCAGCTCACGCTGCTCCAGAGCGTCCCCGTCACCGGCGCCGTCATCGTCACGACGCCCCAGGAAGTCGCGATCGACGACGCCCGGAAAGGGCTGGAGATGTTCGGCGAGCACGAGACGCCCGTGCTGGGCATCGTCGAGAACATGAGCTCGTTCAGGTGCCCGGACTGCGGCGGCGACCACGCCATCTTCGGCGAGGGCGGCGGCGAAGCGTTCGCCGAGGAGGCGCGGATGCCGTTCCTCGGCGAGATCCCGCTGGACCCGGCGGTCCGCGAAGGCGGCGACGCCGGCGAGCCGGCGGTGTTAGACGAGGACGGCGAGACCGGCGAAGCGTTCCGGTCGTTCGTCGAGAAGGCGGCGAACAATCAGGGGATCGTCCACCGGCGGCGCCACTCCCAGTCGCAGTGA
- a CDS encoding PKD domain-containing protein gives MYLDATGSRDPDGEVDDYRWRIELPDGTYGTPSCERCGRTTFVPRATGTYNATVTVTDGDGATSTDTLRVHVEASNGPSVMLSGPESVTEGRVAEYSATLAAGANDLAGALWEVDDRRVNRTVLTGESATSEQTVGFRRAGQFTVRVTVVDRLGRERTATKNVTVTEPATSGVGSGGDDGSECSHFNRDDDRYCHHDSMTIDNQGIVISDADNDDTTEWAGVTLDEEFAQNHEGVSYDSIDDVATFESKEAYKEALGVDSANVDPDSDVNSRTTDATNGQTNNNSFSQNSSDDGSEQNEEKSDESNEMPDRVSDRIDRMRGSNSLERDSNRGDYTTERTGRVPLRKDNGGPRF, from the coding sequence GTGTACTTGGACGCGACGGGGTCTCGCGACCCCGATGGTGAGGTCGACGACTACCGGTGGCGGATCGAGCTGCCCGACGGGACCTACGGGACACCGTCGTGCGAGCGGTGCGGGCGGACGACGTTCGTGCCGCGTGCGACCGGGACGTACAACGCGACGGTCACGGTCACCGACGGGGACGGCGCGACCAGTACCGACACGCTGCGGGTCCACGTCGAGGCGTCGAACGGTCCATCGGTGATGCTCTCGGGACCCGAGAGCGTCACAGAGGGTCGCGTCGCGGAGTACTCGGCGACGCTAGCGGCCGGCGCGAACGACCTGGCGGGGGCGCTCTGGGAGGTGGACGACCGCAGAGTGAATCGGACGGTTCTGACGGGTGAGAGCGCGACCAGTGAGCAGACGGTGGGGTTCAGACGCGCCGGGCAGTTCACGGTCAGAGTCACGGTGGTCGACCGACTCGGTCGCGAGCGCACGGCGACGAAGAACGTGACTGTCACCGAGCCTGCAACGTCCGGCGTGGGTAGCGGTGGCGACGACGGGTCGGAATGTTCGCATTTCAACAGGGACGACGACCGGTACTGTCACCACGATAGTATGACGATCGACAACCAGGGTATCGTCATCTCCGACGCCGACAACGACGATACGACCGAATGGGCTGGCGTCACCCTCGACGAGGAGTTCGCGCAGAACCACGAGGGCGTGTCGTACGACTCTATCGACGACGTCGCGACGTTCGAGAGTAAAGAAGCGTACAAGGAAGCGTTAGGGGTAGATTCTGCGAACGTGGATCCAGATTCTGATGTAAACTCGCGAACTACAGACGCCACTAATGGACAAACAAATAATAATTCGTTCAGTCAGAACAGCTCTGATGACGGATCTGAACAGAATGAAGAAAAATCAGATGAATCAAATGAGATGCCTGACAGAGTTTCTGATAGAATAGATCGAATGAGGGGCTCAAATTCGTTAGAGAGAGACTCTAATAGAGGAGATTACACAACCGAAAGAACCGGACGCGTGCCTCTCCGCAAAGATAACGGTGGGCCTCGGTTTTAA
- a CDS encoding Ntn hydrolase family protein translates to MTLSDFGLADGGRLHELSHDHLSKTEQIDHDAPTFDTGTTIVAIAADDGVVMAADQRASLGGRFTTNKNAEKISRVHPTAALAISGSVGPAQILSRSLRAETTLYESRREKPMSMRALSRTAGHLVRGLPVAPILAGVDAEGGHVYELDGGGSVMATDYAAGGSGMQVAYGVLERRFDPGATLDEATEAAVDAVEAASERDTASGNGVTVATITGAGVEIRGIDDGRDAPSRDFTGEEVA, encoded by the coding sequence ATGACGTTATCCGACTTCGGTCTCGCGGACGGCGGCCGACTCCACGAACTGTCGCACGACCACCTCTCGAAAACCGAACAGATCGACCACGACGCACCCACGTTCGATACGGGGACGACGATCGTCGCGATCGCTGCGGACGACGGGGTGGTGATGGCCGCGGACCAACGGGCGAGTCTCGGCGGGCGGTTCACCACGAACAAGAACGCCGAGAAGATCTCGCGGGTCCACCCGACGGCCGCGCTGGCGATCTCGGGGTCGGTCGGTCCGGCCCAGATCCTGAGTCGGTCGTTGCGGGCCGAGACCACTCTCTACGAGTCCCGACGAGAGAAACCGATGAGCATGCGCGCCCTCTCTCGGACCGCGGGCCATCTCGTGCGCGGGTTGCCGGTCGCGCCGATCCTCGCCGGCGTCGACGCCGAGGGCGGACACGTCTACGAACTCGACGGCGGCGGGAGCGTGATGGCGACCGACTACGCCGCGGGCGGGAGCGGGATGCAGGTGGCCTACGGCGTGCTCGAACGGCGGTTCGACCCCGGGGCTACGCTCGACGAGGCGACCGAAGCGGCTGTCGACGCGGTCGAAGCGGCGAGCGAGCGTGACACCGCCAGCGGCAACGGCGTGACGGTGGCGACGATCACGGGCGCGGGGGTCGAAATCCGAGGGATCGACGACGGTCGAGACGCGCCGAGCCGCGACTTCACGGGGGAGGAGGTGGCCTGA
- a CDS encoding archaeal proteasome endopeptidase complex subunit alpha has product MQSNDQQAYDRGVTVFSPDGRLYQVEYAREAVERGSPAVGVATDHAVVFAAHVSPRSPLMEPDSIEKVHDLNGRLGVATAGHVADARRLVDFGRQFAQRERLRYGEAPGVEPLSKAVADRIQEFTQTGGTRPFGAALLVGGVPEAIPAVEGGADPDPRLYEIDPSGTPTEWRATAVGRGSDAVRDHLEAEYSTGLDTGAGVSLALTALAESTGESPTAEEIDVAVLDGDGFDALDRDRRATALADAGLDAAS; this is encoded by the coding sequence ATGCAGTCGAACGACCAGCAGGCGTACGACCGCGGCGTGACGGTCTTCTCGCCGGACGGTCGGCTATATCAAGTCGAGTACGCACGCGAGGCGGTCGAGCGCGGCAGTCCCGCGGTCGGCGTCGCGACCGACCACGCGGTGGTGTTCGCCGCTCACGTCAGCCCGCGGTCGCCGTTGATGGAGCCCGATAGCATCGAGAAAGTCCACGACCTGAACGGACGGCTCGGGGTGGCCACCGCGGGGCACGTCGCCGACGCGCGGCGGCTCGTCGACTTCGGGCGGCAGTTCGCCCAGCGCGAGCGCCTACGCTACGGGGAGGCCCCGGGTGTAGAACCGCTCTCGAAGGCCGTCGCCGACCGGATCCAGGAGTTCACCCAGACCGGTGGAACACGACCGTTCGGGGCCGCGCTGCTGGTGGGCGGCGTTCCGGAGGCGATCCCGGCGGTCGAGGGAGGCGCAGATCCCGACCCGCGGCTCTACGAGATCGACCCCTCGGGAACGCCCACCGAGTGGCGCGCGACCGCGGTCGGCCGCGGGAGCGACGCCGTCCGCGACCACCTCGAAGCCGAGTACTCGACGGGGCTGGACACCGGTGCGGGCGTCTCGCTCGCGCTCACCGCGCTGGCCGAGAGCACCGGGGAGTCGCCGACCGCCGAAGAGATCGACGTGGCCGTACTGGACGGGGACGGTTTCGACGCGCTCGACCGCGACCGACGGGCGACCGCGCTGGCCGACGCAGGACTCGACGCGGCATCGTGA
- a CDS encoding ArsR/SmtB family transcription factor, whose amino-acid sequence MSHGRRDEDGCGAPDRGSADATASDAEDPDAPAPSDAFGALGGETRLAVVRALDAASPRAFSELVEATDADTSAGFAYHLRQLTDRFVRQRADERYELTDAGRSVARAVAADTYTASVDRDPVDLTEPCPLCDDDGLVAAVADNVTEVGCERCDGTVLRLSLPPGGYADRGSDEFADAIDAHHRRRIDSFGEGVCPECAGPVSTRIEPVAGCDSEGDQRDERVSDERRGNDEYVPVQAVYGCETCGADLRCPIALTLLDHPAVVAFYHDHDSDVRDRPIWNVGSEWRERVVSRDPWCIVVSVRLDGDDLVCYVAGDGRVVDHRRESHDDGPTASKPADDGGPVDANADSDSAAVSTDDTEGVHANDAAESGTAES is encoded by the coding sequence ATGTCCCACGGCCGGCGAGACGAGGACGGGTGCGGAGCGCCGGACCGCGGCTCCGCCGACGCCACCGCGAGCGACGCCGAGGATCCCGATGCCCCCGCACCGAGCGACGCGTTCGGGGCCCTGGGCGGGGAGACGCGGCTGGCCGTCGTCCGCGCGCTCGACGCGGCGTCGCCTCGCGCGTTCTCCGAGCTCGTCGAGGCCACCGACGCTGACACCTCCGCCGGGTTCGCCTACCACCTCCGCCAGCTCACCGACCGGTTCGTCCGCCAGCGGGCGGACGAGCGCTACGAGTTGACCGACGCCGGCCGCTCGGTCGCCCGCGCCGTCGCCGCCGACACGTACACCGCGAGCGTCGACCGCGACCCCGTCGACCTGACCGAGCCGTGTCCGCTCTGTGACGACGACGGGCTCGTCGCCGCCGTCGCGGACAACGTCACCGAGGTCGGCTGCGAGCGCTGCGATGGAACCGTCCTTCGACTCTCGCTCCCCCCGGGCGGCTACGCCGACCGCGGTTCAGACGAGTTCGCCGACGCCATCGACGCCCACCACCGCCGACGCATCGACTCGTTCGGCGAGGGCGTCTGCCCCGAGTGCGCCGGACCCGTCTCGACCCGGATCGAACCAGTCGCCGGCTGCGACAGCGAGGGGGACCAGCGCGACGAACGGGTATCCGATGAGCGACGGGGGAACGACGAGTACGTCCCGGTCCAGGCGGTCTACGGCTGTGAGACCTGCGGCGCCGACCTGCGCTGCCCGATCGCACTGACACTGCTCGACCACCCGGCGGTCGTCGCCTTCTATCACGACCACGACAGCGACGTGCGCGACCGCCCTATCTGGAACGTCGGCAGCGAGTGGCGCGAGCGAGTCGTCTCTCGCGACCCGTGGTGTATCGTCGTCAGCGTCCGCCTCGACGGGGACGACCTCGTCTGCTACGTCGCCGGCGACGGACGGGTCGTCGACCACCGCCGGGAGTCCCACGACGACGGACCGACGGCGAGCAAACCAGCCGACGACGGGGGACCCGTCGACGCGAACGCCGACAGCGACTCGGCGGCGGTGTCGACGGACGACACCGAGGGCGTGCACGCGAACGACGCCGCGGAGTCGGGGACCGCCGAGTCCTGA
- the moaA gene encoding GTP 3',8-cyclase MoaA, producing MLADEFGREVSGVRVSLTDRCNFDCVYCHNEGLGDTRGPMAPREHEMSTDDVVRFLEVVAEFGVDSVKFTGGEPLLRDDVAEIVARTPETMEVSLTTNGTMLPGRAADLVDAGVERVNISQDALDRETFKQVTQAGAYDAVMDGVDAALSAGLAPVKLNMVVFEQTAGYVPEMVEHVAANEGLRLQLIEYMPEIAGHPEWAVDIDRVHDWLAEQADHVERREMHDRKRYWIARDGVDGDAIADDGAVDESKAGMVEIVDPVENRTFCANCHRVRVTHEGYLKGCLNRNDDLRPMGEMTRAGIRETFRETVANRVPYYGEYMIEEDGEWVVNERYLDDPPAGGADAYPTVDETPAETDD from the coding sequence ATGCTCGCGGACGAGTTCGGTCGGGAAGTATCGGGCGTGCGCGTCTCGCTCACCGACCGATGCAACTTCGACTGCGTCTACTGCCACAACGAGGGGCTGGGCGACACCCGCGGCCCGATGGCGCCCCGCGAGCACGAGATGAGTACCGACGACGTGGTCCGCTTTCTGGAGGTCGTCGCCGAATTCGGCGTCGACTCGGTGAAGTTCACCGGCGGCGAACCGCTCCTGCGCGACGACGTAGCGGAGATCGTCGCCCGCACGCCCGAGACGATGGAGGTCTCGCTGACCACGAACGGGACGATGCTGCCGGGTCGAGCGGCGGATCTGGTCGACGCCGGGGTCGAACGGGTCAATATCTCTCAGGACGCCCTCGATCGGGAGACGTTCAAGCAGGTGACCCAGGCGGGCGCGTACGACGCGGTGATGGACGGCGTCGACGCGGCGCTGTCGGCGGGGCTCGCGCCGGTGAAGCTCAACATGGTCGTCTTCGAGCAGACCGCGGGGTACGTCCCCGAGATGGTCGAGCACGTCGCCGCGAACGAGGGGCTGCGCCTGCAGCTCATCGAGTACATGCCGGAGATCGCCGGCCACCCCGAGTGGGCGGTCGACATCGATCGGGTCCACGACTGGCTCGCCGAGCAGGCCGACCACGTCGAGCGTCGCGAGATGCACGACCGCAAACGGTACTGGATCGCGCGAGACGGCGTCGACGGCGACGCGATCGCCGACGACGGTGCGGTCGACGAGTCGAAGGCCGGGATGGTCGAAATCGTCGACCCCGTGGAGAACCGGACCTTCTGCGCGAACTGTCATCGCGTGCGCGTCACGCACGAAGGGTACCTGAAGGGCTGTCTCAATCGCAACGACGACCTGCGGCCGATGGGCGAGATGACCCGCGCAGGGATCCGCGAGACCTTCCGCGAGACGGTCGCGAACCGCGTCCCCTACTACGGGGAGTACATGATCGAGGAGGACGGTGAGTGGGTCGTCAACGAGAGATATCTGGACGACCCGCCGGCCGGCGGGGCCGACGCGTACCCGACCGTCGACGAGACGCCCGCCGAGACCGACGACTGA